One genomic window of Elusimicrobiota bacterium includes the following:
- a CDS encoding cation:proton antiporter, protein MDTIYAATCITLLVFIASVFSVELALSAAIIEIAVGVIAGNFLGLQSAPWMDFLAGFGGILLTFLAGAEVDPKIMREKFKESVLIGGISFLVPYLAAIAYCRWAAGWTWDASLIAGCALSTTSLAVVYAVLVETGLTRTEIGKVIMAATFVTDFGVAMALSLTFARYDRYTLCFILGSALLITAAARWLPGVFLRYGKRVIEPEIKLLFFLLFCFMSLAKLGQGHAVLPVFILGLCLAALFREHQELQKKLRVVAFAMITPFFFIKGGMNVSLGSVLAQWPLFLILFGVKLAAKFVGVWPLARLYARGHAEYTTLLMSTGLTFGTISSLYGLQAGYIDKGQFSVLVAVVIGTAIIPTFIAQRWFSPALPEAEELLAREEESS, encoded by the coding sequence ATGGACACGATCTACGCCGCGACCTGCATCACCCTTCTGGTCTTCATCGCCAGCGTCTTCTCCGTCGAGCTGGCGCTCTCGGCGGCCATCATCGAGATCGCGGTCGGCGTCATCGCCGGCAACTTCCTCGGCCTGCAGTCCGCGCCCTGGATGGACTTCCTCGCGGGCTTCGGCGGCATCCTGCTCACCTTCCTGGCCGGGGCCGAGGTGGACCCCAAGATCATGCGGGAGAAGTTCAAGGAGAGCGTTCTCATCGGAGGGATCTCATTTTTGGTCCCCTATCTGGCCGCCATCGCCTACTGCCGCTGGGCCGCCGGCTGGACCTGGGACGCCTCGCTCATCGCGGGCTGCGCGCTCTCGACGACGTCCTTGGCCGTGGTCTACGCGGTCCTGGTCGAGACCGGACTGACCAGGACCGAGATCGGCAAGGTCATCATGGCCGCCACCTTCGTCACGGACTTCGGCGTGGCCATGGCCCTGTCCTTGACCTTCGCCCGATACGACCGCTACACCCTGTGCTTCATCCTGGGCTCGGCCCTGCTCATCACGGCCGCGGCCCGCTGGCTGCCCGGCGTGTTCCTGCGCTACGGCAAGCGGGTCATAGAGCCGGAGATCAAGCTCCTTTTCTTCCTGCTCTTCTGCTTCATGTCCTTGGCCAAGCTGGGCCAAGGGCACGCGGTCCTGCCGGTCTTCATCCTGGGCCTGTGCCTGGCCGCGCTCTTCCGCGAGCATCAGGAGCTCCAGAAGAAGCTCCGCGTCGTGGCCTTCGCCATGATCACGCCCTTCTTCTTCATCAAGGGCGGCATGAACGTGTCGCTGGGCTCCGTCCTGGCCCAATGGCCGCTCTTCCTGATCCTGTTCGGGGTCAAGCTCGCGGCCAAGTTCGTCGGGGTCTGGCCCCTGGCCAGGCTCTACGCGCGCGGCCACGCCGAGTACACGACCTTGCTCATGAGCACCGGCTTGACCTTCGGGACCATCTCGTCGCTCTACGGGCTCCAGGCCGGCTACATCGACAAGGGTCAGTTCTCGGTCCTGGTGGCCGTGGTCATCGGGACGGCCATCATCCCGACCTTCATCGCCCAGCGCTGGTTCTCCCCGGCGCTGCCGGAGGCCGAGGAACTGCTGGCTCGGGAGGAAGAGAGCTCCTGA
- a CDS encoding translation elongation factor-like protein — protein MEQEQVGTVEHFFGKISVSMIRLTAALKVGDKIRIKGKDAELVHEVSSMQIDRVPAQEAKAGDLVSIQVSQKVRLGDTVHKVTDPAPAG, from the coding sequence ATGGAACAGGAGCAGGTGGGGACGGTCGAGCATTTTTTCGGCAAGATCAGCGTGAGCATGATCAGATTGACCGCCGCGCTGAAGGTGGGAGATAAGATCCGCATCAAGGGCAAGGACGCCGAACTGGTCCACGAAGTGTCCTCCATGCAGATCGACCGCGTTCCCGCGCAGGAGGCGAAAGCCGGAGACCTGGTCAGCATACAGGTCAGCCAGAAGGTGCGCCTGGGCGACACGGTCCATAAGGTCACCGACCCCGCTCCGGCCGGCTGA
- the lpxD gene encoding UDP-3-O-(3-hydroxymyristoyl)glucosamine N-acyltransferase, whose amino-acid sequence MTLQELGRMLGVEVKGEADYAILGIRDVECLSSDQLPEENRLYFVESKAVLKRHPLMAEHGAVLTTKQLSGQFRRALISAEDVRLVFIKVLKIFDKAPAFEPGISSAAKVDSSARIAESSAILPGAVVMANAVIEPGCVLYPGSVVEPYAEVGEGTVLYPRAVVGHHCVVGKRCIIYGGAVIGADGFGYYDRPGQRHKIPQIGNVVISDHVEIGAGCTIDRATIESTTIGTYTKIDDQVHIGHNCRIGRFIYIIGNTAIGGSVVIEDGAMISGMVIVKDHVRVAKGSGVMGMSGLAQDTEPGQAYFGTPALPAREAHKMHAALRRLPDLIAKVRRLEAQLLADRAEGPRH is encoded by the coding sequence ATGACGCTGCAAGAACTAGGCCGGATGCTGGGTGTCGAGGTCAAGGGGGAAGCGGATTATGCAATCCTCGGGATTCGGGATGTCGAGTGCCTATCTTCCGATCAACTCCCCGAAGAAAACCGCCTCTACTTCGTTGAGTCCAAGGCGGTATTGAAGCGCCATCCCCTCATGGCGGAGCACGGCGCGGTGTTGACGACCAAGCAGTTGTCCGGTCAATTCCGTCGGGCTCTCATCTCCGCAGAGGATGTCCGTCTGGTCTTCATTAAGGTTCTGAAAATCTTCGATAAGGCACCAGCATTCGAGCCGGGGATTTCGAGTGCGGCCAAAGTGGATTCATCGGCCCGTATCGCGGAGAGCTCCGCCATCCTTCCGGGCGCCGTCGTGATGGCGAACGCCGTCATCGAACCCGGGTGCGTCCTCTATCCGGGCTCGGTCGTCGAGCCGTATGCCGAGGTCGGGGAAGGCACCGTCCTCTATCCCCGCGCCGTCGTCGGCCATCACTGCGTCGTGGGCAAGCGCTGCATCATCTACGGAGGCGCCGTGATCGGAGCGGACGGGTTCGGATACTATGACCGGCCTGGCCAAAGGCACAAGATCCCCCAGATCGGCAACGTCGTCATCAGCGATCACGTCGAAATCGGCGCCGGATGCACCATCGACCGGGCGACCATCGAGAGCACCACGATAGGGACATACACGAAGATCGACGACCAGGTCCACATCGGGCACAACTGCCGGATCGGCCGATTCATCTACATCATAGGGAACACGGCTATCGGCGGCTCCGTGGTCATCGAGGACGGGGCGATGATATCCGGGATGGTCATCGTCAAGGACCATGTGCGGGTCGCCAAGGGGTCGGGCGTCATGGGCATGTCCGGGTTGGCACAGGATACGGAGCCCGGACAAGCCTATTTCGGGACTCCGGCCCTGCCTGCCCGGGAGGCTCACAAGATGCACGCCGCCTTGAGGAGGCTCCCCGACTTGATCGCCAAGGTCCGGAGATTGGAGGCACAGTTGCTTGCGGACCGCGCTGAAGGGCCGCGCCACTGA
- a CDS encoding caspase family protein, giving the protein MRRLALLAVIGMAGLSGCMTVATPRVLPVDALMPQPRPAQAREPLFAVVVERFHDERRDPSLFGYGGFSVAGQTAISAGGDLGASVERNVAAALERKGVLGGPSPLALRGTIQRAEVGALQFTKDYRADAAFELTIVDSRRRARLWARGYAGSGRANDPQTALTMAFGEAFATLESDESMLNLSEAFLQAGGQPPAAPAAPSPVAQARRSDVEEPGAQTVPQPDDYALIMGVERYQSIPEAEFGERDAAAFGRYAVERLGVPKENAIALLGSRATRAGLARYIEEWLPKNVTEKSRLWVYYSGHGAPDPVKGSAYLVPWDGDPAFLESSAYPLSRLYERLAALKARQIVVIIDACFSGAGGRSVLAKGARPLVTVRQTDAPSDPRFSILTASAGDQIAGGLQDEGHGVFTYFLLKGLQGAADANKDGHVTMAELGDYLAREVPRAARRQNREQTPRLSAADPALKFY; this is encoded by the coding sequence ATGAGGCGGCTGGCCCTCCTTGCCGTCATCGGCATGGCCGGCCTGTCCGGCTGCATGACGGTGGCTACGCCCCGCGTACTGCCCGTGGACGCCCTCATGCCGCAGCCGCGCCCCGCGCAGGCGCGCGAGCCCCTTTTCGCCGTCGTCGTCGAACGCTTCCACGACGAAAGGCGCGACCCCTCGCTCTTCGGCTACGGCGGATTCAGCGTGGCGGGGCAAACGGCCATCTCCGCCGGAGGAGACCTGGGCGCCAGCGTGGAGCGCAATGTCGCCGCAGCCCTGGAGCGCAAGGGCGTCCTGGGCGGCCCCTCACCCTTGGCCCTGCGCGGGACCATCCAGCGCGCGGAGGTGGGCGCCCTGCAGTTCACCAAGGACTACCGGGCCGACGCCGCCTTCGAACTGACCATCGTCGATAGCCGCCGGCGCGCCCGACTCTGGGCCCGCGGCTACGCCGGTAGCGGCCGGGCCAACGACCCGCAGACCGCCCTGACCATGGCCTTCGGAGAAGCCTTCGCGACGCTGGAGTCGGACGAGTCGATGCTCAACCTGAGCGAGGCGTTCCTGCAGGCTGGCGGCCAGCCTCCCGCCGCGCCCGCAGCGCCTTCCCCTGTCGCGCAGGCGCGCCGGTCCGACGTGGAGGAGCCTGGCGCCCAGACCGTTCCCCAGCCGGACGATTACGCCCTCATCATGGGCGTAGAGCGCTACCAGTCCATCCCCGAAGCCGAATTCGGCGAGCGCGACGCCGCAGCGTTCGGGCGCTACGCGGTGGAGCGCCTGGGCGTTCCAAAGGAGAATGCGATTGCGCTCTTGGGCTCGCGGGCCACGCGCGCCGGCCTCGCCCGCTACATCGAGGAGTGGCTGCCGAAGAATGTCACCGAGAAATCGCGCCTGTGGGTCTATTACTCCGGACATGGCGCCCCGGACCCGGTCAAAGGCAGCGCCTATCTGGTGCCCTGGGACGGCGACCCGGCCTTCCTGGAATCGAGCGCGTACCCGTTGTCCCGCCTCTACGAGCGCTTGGCGGCACTCAAAGCCCGCCAAATCGTCGTCATCATTGACGCCTGCTTTTCGGGCGCGGGCGGCCGCTCCGTCCTGGCCAAAGGCGCCCGCCCCCTCGTCACGGTCCGGCAAACCGACGCGCCGAGCGACCCGCGCTTCTCCATCCTGACAGCGTCGGCCGGCGACCAGATTGCCGGCGGCCTGCAGGATGAGGGGCACGGGGTGTTCACGTATTTCCTGCTCAAGGGACTCCAGGGAGCGGCGGACGCTAACAAGGACGGGCACGTGACCATGGCGGAACTCGGCGATTATCTCGCGCGCGAGGTGCCGCGCGCCGCGCGCCGTCAGAACCGAGAACAAACGCCCCGGCTGAGCGCCGCTGACCCGGCGCTCAAGTTCTACTAA
- a CDS encoding heavy metal transporter codes for MDAAKTVYLKRAIQLSWFTIGYNVLEGLVSVYFGLEKESLALAGFGLDSFIEVASAVVVLWRFQSEMGKREAISLDAERRAVFVIGLLFVALGILTTAGCLVKLAQRAQPETVIPGILVSVISLTFMFYLWRSKKNVAAGLDSATMMKDADCSLVCIKLSTVLLGGSLVFFLLPSLWWADSVAGLVLAILIGKEGVEAVQASRHENFSGGCGCSHCE; via the coding sequence ATGGACGCGGCTAAAACCGTCTACCTAAAGCGAGCCATCCAGCTTTCCTGGTTCACGATTGGATACAACGTTCTGGAGGGCTTGGTCTCGGTCTACTTCGGCCTGGAGAAGGAATCGCTCGCGTTGGCTGGCTTTGGATTAGACAGCTTCATCGAAGTGGCGTCCGCCGTAGTAGTGCTTTGGCGATTCCAAAGCGAGATGGGCAAGCGGGAGGCAATCTCCCTCGACGCCGAGCGACGCGCCGTGTTCGTGATAGGACTCCTCTTTGTCGCCTTGGGCATCCTGACGACGGCTGGGTGTTTGGTCAAGCTCGCCCAGCGAGCGCAGCCGGAGACGGTTATACCCGGAATCCTGGTATCGGTCATCAGTCTGACTTTTATGTTCTATCTTTGGCGTTCCAAGAAGAACGTCGCCGCAGGTCTCGACAGCGCGACCATGATGAAGGACGCCGACTGCTCGCTGGTCTGCATCAAGCTCTCGACCGTGCTCCTGGGAGGAAGCCTGGTATTCTTCCTGCTGCCGTCTCTTTGGTGGGCTGACTCTGTTGCGGGACTCGTCCTAGCCATCCTGATCGGCAAGGAGGGCGTCGAAGCGGTCCAGGCATCCCGCCACGAGAATTTCAGCGGCGGGTGCGGCTGCTCCCACTGCGAGTAA
- a CDS encoding anion transporter, whose protein sequence is MSHPWVAAAVFLLTYLLLSFQSLPGVFIRRPAAALIGAVAMVAGGVVSLDKAYRLVDLDTIVFILGMMIIIGYLEVSGFFEKVEWLILERARTTRDLLALVVASSGLLSALFMNDTICLMLTPVVLRLTRRCGLKPAPYLIALATSANIGSVFTPMGNPQNMIIAVHSRLPFNAFVLKLAPITALGLWLNYLVLRRAYREEFAGDRAVRLGEVRAPAGRGRLIYVCLAASAVLLLLLAMNVHPPLAAIVVAAALILAGSTRPREAFARIDWELLLMFASLFVVMGGLRESGLLGELMGRLARARGAGLLAQLAGLSVVSGLLSNIVSNVPAVVFLSNIMPALGGRDCLWLALAASSTVAGNLTLIGSVANLIVFESARKEAAVGFWEYFRVGAPLAVLLGALCVGWLYCLG, encoded by the coding sequence ATGTCGCATCCCTGGGTCGCGGCCGCGGTCTTCCTGCTGACCTATCTCCTGCTGTCCTTCCAGAGCCTGCCCGGGGTCTTCATCCGCCGGCCGGCCGCCGCCCTCATCGGCGCGGTCGCCATGGTGGCGGGCGGGGTGGTGTCCTTGGACAAGGCCTACCGCCTCGTGGACCTCGACACCATCGTGTTCATCCTGGGGATGATGATCATCATCGGCTACCTGGAGGTCAGCGGGTTCTTCGAAAAGGTCGAGTGGCTCATCCTGGAGCGGGCCCGCACCACGCGCGACCTGCTGGCCTTGGTGGTGGCGTCCTCCGGCCTGCTCTCGGCGCTGTTCATGAACGACACCATCTGCCTCATGCTCACGCCGGTGGTGCTCCGGCTGACCCGCCGCTGCGGCCTCAAGCCCGCCCCCTATCTCATCGCATTGGCCACCTCCGCGAACATCGGCTCGGTGTTCACCCCCATGGGCAACCCGCAGAATATGATCATCGCGGTCCATTCGCGCCTGCCCTTCAACGCCTTCGTGCTCAAGCTCGCCCCCATCACCGCGCTCGGCCTGTGGCTCAACTACCTCGTGCTGCGCCGGGCTTACCGTGAGGAGTTCGCCGGGGACCGCGCCGTCCGGCTGGGGGAAGTCAGAGCCCCCGCGGGCCGCGGCCGGCTCATCTATGTGTGCCTGGCCGCCTCGGCCGTCCTGCTGCTCCTGCTGGCCATGAACGTGCACCCGCCCCTGGCCGCGATCGTGGTGGCGGCGGCGCTCATCCTGGCCGGGTCCACCCGCCCCCGGGAGGCCTTCGCGCGCATCGACTGGGAGCTGCTGCTCATGTTCGCCAGCCTTTTCGTGGTCATGGGCGGCCTGCGGGAATCGGGCCTGCTGGGCGAGCTCATGGGCCGGCTGGCCCGGGCGCGCGGCGCCGGCCTGCTGGCCCAGCTCGCCGGGCTCTCCGTGGTCTCCGGACTCCTCTCCAACATCGTGAGCAACGTGCCCGCCGTGGTGTTCCTGAGCAACATCATGCCCGCGCTGGGCGGACGCGACTGCCTGTGGCTGGCCTTGGCCGCGTCGAGCACCGTGGCCGGCAACCTCACGCTCATCGGCTCGGTGGCCAACCTCATCGTCTTCGAGTCCGCGCGCAAGGAGGCGGCGGTGGGGTTCTGGGAGTACTTCCGGGTCGGCGCGCCCCTGGCCGTCCTGCTGGGCGCGCTCTGCGTGGGCTGGCTCTACTGCCTGGGCTGA
- a CDS encoding transporter, with the protein MERTRWTRRLGWLAAGMLCAATARSSFANDLDWKLSSSLDYESGKFGTGTRSDSLYIPVTLKRYLGDWDASLTVPYLRESSNGQVTNLGGRPVRTGRGTGSTATTTHSGLGDVVVRGGYALMREDPQPFDLSLAAKIKLPTANKNKGLGTGKFDEGLGIEFGKRVVPGWTVLADLYYTFIGDPPGEDLNNQVAADIGFSHPLGKDWTSTVLFEGSNALVSGQPAPLDLRGILDYKLGEQGSLFGGGLVGLSNGSPDYGLSLGGSYRF; encoded by the coding sequence ATGGAACGAACCCGTTGGACACGACGCCTCGGTTGGCTGGCGGCGGGGATGCTGTGCGCCGCGACGGCGCGCTCGTCCTTCGCCAACGACCTCGACTGGAAGCTCAGCTCGTCGCTCGACTATGAATCCGGGAAGTTCGGGACCGGCACGCGGTCGGATTCCCTCTACATCCCCGTCACCCTGAAGCGCTACCTGGGCGACTGGGACGCGTCGTTGACCGTCCCCTACCTGCGCGAGAGCAGCAACGGACAGGTGACGAACCTTGGGGGACGGCCGGTCAGGACCGGCAGGGGGACGGGGTCGACCGCGACGACCACCCATTCCGGACTGGGCGACGTGGTGGTCCGGGGGGGCTACGCCCTCATGCGGGAGGATCCGCAGCCCTTCGATCTGTCTTTGGCCGCCAAGATCAAGCTGCCGACGGCGAACAAGAACAAGGGGTTGGGGACCGGGAAGTTCGACGAGGGGCTCGGGATCGAGTTTGGCAAGCGCGTCGTCCCCGGTTGGACCGTCCTCGCCGACCTGTATTACACGTTCATCGGGGACCCGCCGGGAGAGGATCTGAACAACCAGGTCGCCGCGGATATCGGCTTCTCGCACCCGCTGGGAAAGGATTGGACGTCGACGGTCCTCTTCGAGGGAAGCAATGCCCTCGTTTCGGGCCAGCCCGCGCCCCTGGACCTGCGCGGGATCCTGGACTACAAGCTGGGCGAACAAGGCAGTCTCTTCGGCGGGGGCTTGGTGGGCCTGTCCAACGGCAGCCCGGACTACGGATTGAGCCTGGGCGGCAGTTATCGGTTCTGA
- a CDS encoding DMT family transporter, producing the protein MRLSPFLLAVLSAVLFGAASPASKPLLGHFSSNQLAGLLYLGAAIGIAPWAFRGSVRKPWQLDARNRRFLLGAIVFGGILAPVLVLLGLKAAPAASVSLWLNLELVATAVLGAALFRDSLGWGGWTASGVAALAAVVLAWGGGAAGVQAAALVALACACWGLDNQLTSLIDGIAPADSTFWKGLAAGTVNLAIGSALAPWSGGLKETAQALAIGAACYGASIALYVAAAQRLGATRSQILFSTAPFFGVLISMAALGEKLSWLQAAAGGLFVCAAALLALEKHHHAHRHEPLEHEHRHRHDDQHHGHVHTEALPGAEHAHRHSHAAYEHAHPHWPDLHHRHRHR; encoded by the coding sequence ATGCGGCTCTCCCCATTCCTGCTCGCCGTCCTCTCGGCGGTGTTGTTCGGCGCGGCCAGCCCCGCCAGCAAGCCGCTCCTTGGGCATTTCTCATCCAACCAACTGGCCGGGCTGCTGTATCTCGGCGCCGCCATCGGGATAGCTCCCTGGGCTTTTCGCGGCTCCGTCCGAAAGCCCTGGCAGCTGGATGCCCGGAACCGACGATTTCTCTTGGGGGCCATCGTTTTCGGCGGGATCCTCGCTCCGGTCCTGGTCCTGCTCGGGCTCAAAGCCGCTCCTGCCGCGTCGGTCTCCTTGTGGCTCAACCTGGAGCTCGTCGCTACGGCGGTGCTGGGTGCCGCGCTCTTCCGCGATTCGCTGGGCTGGGGCGGCTGGACGGCGTCGGGAGTCGCCGCCCTGGCGGCCGTGGTCTTGGCATGGGGAGGGGGGGCGGCGGGCGTCCAGGCCGCCGCTTTGGTCGCGCTGGCCTGCGCGTGCTGGGGATTGGACAACCAGCTGACGTCCCTCATCGACGGCATCGCCCCGGCGGACTCGACGTTCTGGAAGGGGTTGGCCGCCGGGACGGTGAACCTGGCCATCGGTTCGGCGCTCGCCCCGTGGTCAGGAGGCCTCAAAGAGACGGCGCAGGCCCTGGCCATCGGGGCGGCGTGCTATGGAGCCAGCATCGCGCTCTATGTCGCGGCAGCGCAGAGGCTCGGGGCGACGCGGAGCCAGATCCTGTTCTCCACCGCTCCGTTCTTCGGCGTCCTCATCTCGATGGCGGCCTTGGGCGAGAAGCTCTCCTGGCTCCAGGCGGCGGCCGGGGGCCTGTTCGTCTGCGCCGCGGCCTTGCTGGCGCTGGAGAAGCATCACCATGCCCATAGGCACGAGCCCCTGGAGCATGAGCATCGCCATCGCCATGACGACCAGCACCATGGCCATGTCCATACTGAGGCCCTTCCCGGGGCAGAGCATGCGCATCGGCATAGCCACGCGGCCTATGAACACGCGCATCCTCATTGGCCCGACCTGCATCACCGGCATCGTCATCGCTGA
- a CDS encoding DUF748 domain-containing protein — protein MKTLVPASRKWLRRLAYAAGAYVVLAAVSWAAVPWAVRRALSLVPEYLPTFAARLDRAAFNPLTLRLTVEGLALTQERFGELASCRSASVALGPAALLRLAIGLREIKLEGPKLTLGIGPDGSSVLDALPKKAPAEPAAPAQPMFIPRLVIGALDIVDGELNFESRLRSAPQRLSARPIEFRLQNLSTIVGDDGMHRLQARTSKGEVLSWEGRLTVRPPHLWGRVALADADLSRLATGAPALPVEISAGKLDASTDYDVALDSGTLTLSLKDARTSIAGLMWRLKSVKEKPRGPFALEIGPAKVDAVAADLPRGGLTLSAEVPVSRTGLVRLRSYLKPKPLAAGAEFEVAALPLAPFSPLGPPPTQVSLDSGTFSADGKASLADGEVEAAVSFSLSGLSVSDRQSRRVFVRLGRLAVESARLSTKARRLDIAAIRVDKPYLLAARRRDGKTNIESALGVSFSSAPAKSPAPAAPPRPAAPGGEPWGVRLKRLSVSGGRIVAQDDAVAPAFSLAVSEARLDLTGLATDARSTAVFSGGARVEDAPVSAEGTVRLSTAAAWAAVRLKGDGIQLPVFSPYSGRLVGYKIDQGALSFDLDHKLAGRTIATKNHALIDQMTLGEKVESPDAIKAPVRLGLAILKDRRGVIDLDIPIDGSLDDPDFHIMGAVIKTVVNLIVKAAVSPFAALGQMLGSKDDLGKVAFAPGESALPAERAADLEKVAQALADRPQMLVGVRGAAGRADALAAGARALLTRLRGAKGGDEPLTPKEEAQALSLYQEAFGAPAASAAAARDGLAEKWLATDAELRTVALARAGVITEALRARGISAARFFSLEPAVTPEAADAPCQLQLDVR, from the coding sequence ATGAAAACCCTCGTCCCCGCTTCGCGCAAGTGGCTCCGGCGCCTGGCCTATGCCGCGGGCGCTTACGTCGTCCTGGCCGCCGTTTCCTGGGCCGCCGTGCCCTGGGCGGTCCGCCGCGCCCTGAGCCTGGTCCCGGAATACCTGCCCACCTTCGCGGCGCGCCTGGACCGCGCGGCCTTCAACCCCCTGACCTTGCGCCTGACCGTGGAGGGCCTCGCCTTGACCCAGGAGCGCTTCGGGGAGCTAGCCTCCTGCCGCTCGGCCAGCGTGGCGCTGGGCCCGGCCGCTCTGCTGCGCCTGGCGATCGGCCTGCGCGAGATCAAACTCGAGGGACCGAAGCTGACCTTGGGCATCGGACCGGACGGCAGCAGCGTCCTCGACGCTTTGCCCAAGAAGGCTCCGGCGGAACCCGCGGCCCCGGCCCAGCCGATGTTCATCCCGCGCCTGGTGATCGGCGCCCTTGATATCGTGGACGGGGAGCTCAACTTCGAGAGCCGCCTGCGCAGCGCCCCCCAGCGCCTCTCGGCCCGGCCCATCGAATTCCGCCTCCAAAACCTCAGCACCATCGTCGGCGACGACGGGATGCACCGCCTGCAGGCCCGGACCAGCAAGGGCGAGGTCCTGAGCTGGGAAGGGCGCCTGACCGTGCGGCCGCCCCACCTCTGGGGCCGCGTCGCGCTCGCTGACGCGGACCTCTCGCGCCTCGCCACCGGGGCTCCGGCCCTGCCCGTGGAGATCTCGGCGGGCAAACTGGACGCCTCCACGGATTACGACGTCGCGCTCGACAGCGGCACCCTCACCCTCTCGCTCAAGGACGCCCGGACCTCCATCGCCGGCCTCATGTGGAGGCTCAAGTCGGTCAAGGAGAAGCCGCGGGGGCCCTTCGCGCTGGAGATCGGGCCGGCCAAGGTCGACGCGGTGGCCGCGGACCTCCCCCGCGGAGGCCTGACCCTGTCGGCCGAGGTCCCGGTGTCCAGGACCGGCCTCGTGCGCCTGAGATCCTACCTCAAGCCCAAGCCCCTGGCCGCGGGCGCGGAGTTCGAGGTCGCGGCTCTGCCTCTGGCGCCCTTCTCGCCGCTGGGACCGCCGCCCACGCAGGTCTCGCTCGACAGCGGGACCTTCAGCGCCGACGGCAAGGCCAGCCTCGCCGACGGAGAGGTCGAGGCCGCGGTCTCCTTCTCCCTGTCCGGCCTCTCGGTCTCGGACCGGCAGAGCCGCCGCGTCTTCGTCCGCCTGGGGCGGCTGGCCGTGGAGTCCGCTCGCCTATCGACCAAGGCCCGCCGCCTCGACATCGCGGCCATCCGGGTGGATAAGCCCTACCTGCTCGCCGCGCGCCGGCGCGACGGCAAGACCAACATCGAATCGGCCTTGGGAGTGTCGTTTTCGAGCGCGCCCGCGAAGTCTCCAGCGCCCGCGGCACCTCCCCGCCCGGCCGCGCCCGGCGGGGAGCCCTGGGGGGTGCGGCTCAAGCGCCTCTCGGTCTCCGGCGGGCGCATCGTGGCCCAGGACGACGCCGTGGCCCCGGCGTTCTCTTTGGCCGTGTCCGAGGCCCGCTTGGACCTGACGGGCCTGGCGACCGACGCCCGCTCGACCGCGGTCTTCTCCGGCGGGGCCCGGGTCGAGGACGCCCCGGTCTCGGCCGAGGGCACGGTGCGCCTCTCGACGGCGGCCGCCTGGGCGGCGGTCCGGCTCAAAGGCGACGGCATCCAGCTCCCGGTGTTCAGCCCCTATTCCGGCCGGCTGGTGGGCTATAAGATCGACCAGGGGGCGCTGAGCTTCGACCTGGACCACAAGCTCGCGGGGCGGACCATCGCGACCAAGAACCACGCGCTCATCGACCAGATGACTTTGGGCGAGAAGGTGGAGAGCCCGGACGCGATCAAGGCGCCGGTCAGGCTGGGGCTGGCCATCCTGAAGGACCGGCGCGGCGTCATCGACCTGGACATCCCCATCGACGGCAGCCTCGACGACCCGGACTTCCACATCATGGGCGCGGTCATCAAGACCGTCGTCAACCTGATCGTCAAGGCCGCGGTGTCGCCTTTCGCCGCGCTGGGCCAGATGCTGGGCTCCAAGGATGACCTCGGCAAGGTGGCCTTCGCGCCCGGGGAGTCGGCCCTGCCGGCGGAGCGCGCCGCGGACCTGGAGAAGGTGGCGCAGGCCCTGGCAGACCGGCCGCAGATGCTCGTGGGCGTGCGCGGCGCGGCCGGCCGCGCCGACGCCCTGGCCGCCGGCGCGCGCGCCCTCCTGACCCGCTTGCGCGGGGCCAAGGGCGGAGACGAGCCTTTGACGCCCAAGGAGGAGGCCCAGGCCCTGTCGCTCTACCAGGAGGCCTTCGGCGCTCCGGCCGCTTCGGCGGCCGCGGCCCGCGACGGGCTCGCCGAGAAGTGGCTGGCGACGGACGCCGAACTGCGGACCGTGGCCCTGGCCCGCGCCGGGGTCATCACGGAGGCTCTGCGCGCGCGCGGCATTTCGGCGGCGCGGTTCTTCAGCCTGGAGCCGGCGGTCACGCCGGAGGCTGCCGACGCCCCCTGCCAGCTCCAGCTCGACGTGCGCTGA
- a CDS encoding response regulator — protein sequence MNNRILVVDDDPADRKILACLFETTGEVIEASTGEEALRIIEAERPRLMMLDMVMPGMSGLEVLQACQASAVTMTIIVLTSQNDIELAKRALELGAVEYITKPFVLANLKEKVERCVKVVPEDKGKDDGRPWRIVGQIDAPPKK from the coding sequence ATGAACAATAGGATATTGGTGGTTGATGACGACCCAGCCGACCGGAAGATCCTGGCCTGTCTATTCGAGACGACCGGCGAGGTCATCGAGGCCTCCACGGGCGAGGAGGCGCTGCGGATCATCGAAGCGGAGCGGCCTCGGCTCATGATGCTGGATATGGTCATGCCCGGGATGAGCGGTCTTGAGGTGCTCCAAGCCTGTCAAGCCTCCGCCGTGACGATGACCATCATCGTGCTGACCAGCCAGAACGATATCGAGTTGGCGAAGCGGGCCTTGGAGTTGGGCGCGGTGGAATACATCACGAAACCGTTCGTCTTGGCCAATCTCAAGGAGAAGGTGGAACGCTGTGTGAAAGTCGTCCCGGAAGATAAAGGGAAAGACGACGGGCGCCCGTGGCGCATTGTCGGCCAGATCGACGCCCCTCCAAAAAAGTAG